A genomic stretch from Solanum stenotomum isolate F172 chromosome 8, ASM1918654v1, whole genome shotgun sequence includes:
- the LOC125874852 gene encoding protein EXORDIUM-like 3, with translation MTMDQCHRSYFPGTFYHLTGIFLLLLTSPVNGWRPWANQKPNTTDLLYSPSKKYEGSSDLIQLKYHMGPVLTANITVYPIWYGRWGKSQKRIIREFINSISAVDSKPPSVSGWWKTVQRYTDQTGANISGNVRIGAEKNDRFYSHGKSLTRLSIQSVIKSAVTAASTTLPLPINSKSGVYLLLTSDDVYVENFCQDVCGFHYFTFPSIVGYTLPYAWVGNSGKLCPGVCAYPFSVPDYMGRGFKAVKSPNNDVGVDGMISVIAHEIAELSTNPLVNAWYAGEDPSFPVEIADLCEGIYGSGGGGSYTGQMLNGEDGATYNMNGIRRKFLVQWVWNHVVNYCTGPNALDQ, from the coding sequence ATGACCATGGACCAGTGTCACCGATCATATTTTCCGGGGACTTTCTATCATCTCACCGGAATTTTCCTACTCTTATTAACTTCCCCAGTTAATGGGTGGCGTCCATGGGCCAACCAAAAGCCCAACACCACCGATTTATTGTACAGCCCATCCAAAAAGTATGAAGGCTCATCGGACTTAATCCAGTTAAAATACCACATGGGTCCTGTTCTCACTGCTAACATCACCGTTTACCCCATTTGGTACGGCCGATGGGGCAAATCTCAGAAAAGAATTATCCGGGAGTTCATCAACTCAATCTCCGCCGTCGATTCCAAGCCGCCGTCAGTTTCCGGTTGGTGGAAAACAGTCCAACGTTACACCGACCAAACCGGAGCCAACATCTCCGGTAATGTACGCATAGGAGCTGAAAAAAACGACCGGTTTTACTCTCATGGTAAATCGTTAACCCGTTTATCAATTCAGTCTGTGATAAAATCTGCCGTCACTGCAGCCAGTACCACTCTCCCTTTACCGATAAATTCCAAAAGTGGTGTGTATTTACTACTCACATCTGATGATGTTTATGTTGAAAATTTCTGCCAAGATGTTTGTGGATTTCACTATTTCACTTTCCCTTCAATTGTGGGTTACACTTTACCATACGCATGGGTAGGTAACTCCGGCAAACTATGTCCAGGTGTTTGTGCATACCCGTTTTCCGTACCCGATTACATGGGTCGGGGTTTCAAAGCTGTGAAATCGCCGAATAATGATGTGGGTGTGGACGGAATGATTAGTGTGATTGCTCATGAAATTGCTGAGTTATCTACGAATCCATTGGTGAATGCTTGGTATGCAGGTGAAGATCCAAGTTTTCCGGTGGAGATAGCGGATCTTTGTGAAGGGATATATGGGTCGGGTGGTGGCGGGTCGTATACTGGGCAAATGTTGAACGGTGAAGATGGTGCAACGTACAATATGAATGGGATAAGAAGAAAGTTTTTGGTTCAGTGGGTGTGGAATCATGTTGTGAATTATTGTACTGGGCCTAATGCACTTGATCAGTAA